The genome window TCAAATATAGAAACTATAAAAAGTGTTGGTGGAGAATTTGAACACTATGATGAAAAACATGTAAAAAATTTGGAAAATAATTTTGATCCATTTTTATCCTATGGAAATATTGTAAAAGTAAAATTTTCAGAAGATGGCCTAAAGAGATATAAAACTATAATAACTAACCGACCAAAGTTATTAAAAAAAGAAAATGGAAATATATATTATTTTCAAGCTAATGAGTATAGTTTTTTTCTATATTTTAGTGGATTTTTAGATCTTGTAGAGATACTTGAACCTATTGAATTTAGAAAAAAAATGATAGATAAAATTAAACATCTACTAAATATTTATAATTTAAAATAAAACTTTTTATTTATTCTTCATTAAATAAAAAAACTCTCCTAAAAATAAAGGAGAGAACAAATCTATTATTTATTTGTTTTTCTAGCAATTTTAGGGAAAATAAATCCTAATCCTACTAATACAATCGGTGTTAAAATATTTAATGCTAATTGGAAAAACCATTCAGAAGTAAACATTTGTATACCTTTCGGGAAAACACCCATAGAACAAGCAAAAGCAGTAAAGACAAAACACCAAATTCCAACTAAAGTAGCAATTTTATCATTTTTTATAAATTTATAAGTCGCATTTTCAGTTAATTTTCTATTTTTCATAAATCCTCTTAAACCAATATATGCAACAAAAACCCATAGATATCTTAAAGGCATAACAATTGAATTTAAATCTAATAGCCAGTTATATAAACTATTCATATTTCCAATTCCAATAGCAGGAATTATTATAAGAATACCAACTAAAATACCAGTAAGTTTATATCCATTGATAGGAGCTCCAAATTTATTAACTTTTGTAAATGATTTAGGAATATAATTTGTATCTCCATTTCCAATTAATATTTTTAAAGGAGCATCAATAGAAAACATTATTGCAGCGACTTGACCTAAAGCATTAGCTACAGCATAAAGAATCATTAAGGCATTTCCAACACCATAATATTCGCCTAATAATTTAAAGGCATAATATTGTCCATTCATTTTTAAATCTGAAGGAATATTTGTACTATTAAACATTATTCCCATTGCAAAGGAACCTAGTAAGGCAGACATTCCAACCATAGCTGCAAGAGCAATCATACCTTTTGAAAAATTTTTCTCAGGATGTTCTAAGTCATTTACATATGGAGAAATTTTTTCAGAACCACCAACAGCAAAAATTAACATTGATATTGTTGTGAAATACTTAAAATCAAATTTTGGTAAAAATGTATGAATATTCCAAACTGTTGTTGCAGATCTAGCACCTACAAGAGATGGAGCAGCAACTGTTAATAAAATATATAAAATTCCCATAAAGAACATAGATGTTCCTGCAAGAGAACCAACTTTTTTTAAAGAGTTAATTCCTTTAGATGATAACCATAGAAAAATTAAAAATATAACTAAAACAATACTTTGTAAAAGTAAAGGATCAAATGATTTAATCATATCTCCATTTTGGAAGAACACCCAGCTTAGTGCAACTAAAACATTTTGTGGTTTTTGTGCTAAGTATGGAATATGGACAACCCAGTATGTCCATCCAGCCAAGTAAGCTATCATAGGACCATATGTTGAGTCGATCCAACTTGAAACACCTCCAGCTTTGTGATCAAATACGGATCCCATTTCTCCTACCATAAGAGCATATGGTAAAAAGTATAAAGATAAAATAAGAATCCAAGAAACTACAACAGTAAGTCCTTGGTTGGCATAGTTATTAACTACATTTCCAAAACCCCAAACTATTGTAAATCCCATCATGGCAAGAGTACGCCAATTTAATTTCTTTACATTTGTGCTCATTAATTCAGCTCCTTTTATTATTCAATTAAAAAAATCTTTTAAACAAAATAAAGATACAGTATTTTTTATAAAAATGCAAATTAAAATTTTATACTTTTTATAAATGAAAATATAATTTTACAAAAGGATGGAATATATTTTTTAGAAAATACTAATATATGATATTATAAAATAAAAAGGAGTGAAAATATGGAAGAAAAGCATTATAAAAGAATAATTATGGCAATAATTTTAATAGGAATTTTTGCATTGGGATTTTTTTGTTTACCATGGAATGTATAAAAAATAAAAAGGAAAAAGGAATACTTCTAGTATAATAAAAAGCTAAAAAAAGAAAAGGGAAGTATAATTATATGGAAAAAGTTAAAGTAAAAATTATTAGATTAGATGGGGCGAAAGATCCTCAATATATGACACCAGGAGCAGCTGGAATGGATATACATGCATACATTGAAGAAGCAATTACTCTTCAACCTTTAGAAAGAAAAATAATTGGAACAGGATTAGAATTAGAATTTCCTATTGGATATGAAATACAAGTAAGACCTAGAAGTGGCTTATCTGCTAATTATGGATTAACAGTTTTAAATAGTCCAGGAACAATTGATTCAGATTATAGAGGAGAATTAAAAGTTTTATTAGTAAATTTGAGTAATGAAGCTTATACAATTGAACCAGGAGAAAGGGTTGCTCAAATTGTTTTAGCTAAATATGAACAGATAGTTTTAGAAAGTGCAAAGAAATTTAATAAGACAGAAAGAGGAAATGGCTCTTTCGGTCATACAGGTTCATAGAAAAAATATTATTCAAGGAGTAGTGAAGGAAAGCTACTCCTTTTTTATTTTTTGTGTTATTATTTTAAGAAAATGTTTTAAGGAAGTGATATAAAAATGATTTTAATGATAGATAATTTTGATTCATTTACTTATAATTTAGTTCAGTATTTAGAAATGCTAAATGAAAATGTTATAGTAAAAAGAAATAATGAAATTAAAATAGAAGAGATAGAAAAATTAAATCCAGAATTTATAGTTATTTCGCCGGGACCAGGTAGTCCTAGGGAAGCTGGAATTACATTGGATGTAATAAAATATTTTAAGGGAAAAATTCCAATTTTAGGAATTTGTTTAGGTCATCAATCTATAGGAGAGATTTTTGGTGGAAAGGTTATAAAAGCAAAGGAACCTATTCACGGAAAAGTTTATCCAATTACTCACAATAACAAAGGAGTTTTTAAGAATTTAAAAAATCCTTTAAATGTAACAAGATATCACTCTTTGATTATTGAAAGAGAAAGCTTACCTGAGGAGTTAGAAATAACAGGAGAAACAGAAAATGGTGAAATAATGGGAATTAAACATAAAAAATATCTAATAGAAGGTGTTCAATTTCATCCTGAAGCTATTTTAACAGAATGTGGATTGGAAATATTAAATAACTTTTTAGAGGAGGCTAGAAGTGGTAATAAAAGAGTTTAAGTTAAATGTGAACCCAATAGAAATTTTTAATAATTTTATAGATGATGATATGTGTATATTTTTAGATAGTCAAAAAGATGAGAAAAAATTAGGACGATATTCTATTATTGGAAGTAACCCTTTTATGAAAATAAAAAGTAAAAATGGTAAAGTTGAAATATTTAAAGATAATGAATGGAGAGAGGAAAAGGGAAGTTCCTTTGAAATTTTAGAAAAATATTTGAGAAAATTTAAAATAGAAAATAAAACTAATTTACCTTTTATAGGAGGAGCTTTAGGATATTTTTCTTATGATTTATTTCATGAAATTGAAAATATTTCTTTAGATCAAGTTGATGATATAAAAATTCCAGATATGTATTTTGGTATATACAATGAATGTATATTAATTGATAATTTAGAAAAAAAGATTTATATAATTGTACAAGAGTTTTTAGATAATTTTGAAGAGAGATTAAAAAAATTAGAAAAAAAAGCCTTTAAAATAAAAAAAGTTTTAAATGAAATAAAAAAAGATATAAAAGTTGAGTTTAAAATTAATATGACTAAGGAAAAATATATAAAGTCTATAGAAAAAATTAAAGAAAATATTAGAATGGGAAATGTATATCAAATTAATTTTACTCAGAGATTTCAATGTAATTTAAATAAAAGTCCTTATACATTATTTAATAGATTAAGAAAGACGAATAAAGCACCTTTTGGAGCTTATTTAGACTATAAAGATTTTGTGATTGTTTCTTCTTCTCCAGAGAGATTTATAAGAATAAATGGAAATAAAATTGATACACGACCGATAAAAGGAACCATTGGAAGAGGAAAAAATATAGAAGAGGATAAACAAAATAAAAATATATTAATTAATAGTAAAAAAGATCAATCTGAATTATTAATGATTGTTGATTTAGAAAGAAATGATTTAGGTAAAATTTCTGAAACAGGCTCAGTGAAAGTAAAAGATTTATTTTATATAGAGGAATATGCAACAGTTTTTCAACAAATAGCTAATGTTGAAGGAATTTTAAAGAAAAATATAGGTTTAAGAGAAATATTAAATAGTACTTTTCCAGGGGGATCGATAACAGGAGCTCCTAAAATTAGTGCTATGAAATTAATTGGAAATTTAGAAAAAACGACTAGAAATATTTATACAGGATCTATAGGATATTTATCTTTTTGTGGAAATATGGATTCAAGTATAGTAATAAGAACTGTTTTATGTAAAGATAATCAAGGATATTATCAAGTGGGTGGTGGAATTGTTTGGGATTCTAATAGTGAAAGCGAATATGAGGAAAGTTTGATAAAAGGAAAGGCGCTGAAAGAGGCTTTAGAATGGGAAGATTAGAAAATACAGAAGGATTTTTTTATGGCTATGGAATTTTTGAAACTTTAAAAATTATAAATAAAGAAATTTTTAATAGTAAAAATCATTATATAAGATTAAAAAAATCTGCTGAGGAATTAGATATAAAATTTATATTAACTTATGAAAAATTTTTAGAAATTTGTTTAAATGAAATTGATAAATATAATGAAAATTTATACGTTCTAAAATTTATTTTAATTAAAAATGGAGATAATTCACAGTATTTTTTTTATAAAAGAGAATATAAATATAATGAAGAAATATATATAAAAGGATTTAATTTAAGAATAAGTTCTATAAAAAAGAATGAAACGTCAAAAGTAGTTTATTATAAAACGTTAAATTATTTAGAAAATATTTTAGAATTAAAAAATAGTAAAAATTTAGGGTTTGATGAATGTATATTTTTAAATACTAAGGGATATGTTACAGAAGGTGCTACAAGTAATATTTTTATTGTAAAAAATAAAATTATTTATACACCAAAAATTTCAGATGGAATTCTAGAAGGAACAATGAGAACATTAATAATTAAAAAGTGTATGGAAAAAAACATAAAAATTATTGAGAAAAGTTTAAGTTTAGAAGAGGTTTTAAATGGAGATGAAGTTTTTTTAAGTAATTCTTTAATGGGAATTTTAAAGGTAAACTCCATAGAAAATAAAAAGTTTACCTCTAAATTTATTGAAAATTTAAAAAAAATAATTAATTTATAAAGAACTAGGATAAAGTCCTTCTAAAAACGCTTCTCCTAAAATATGACCTTTGATAGATTTTAAAAGTTCATTTAAATGAAAACTTTTTTCTAATTTTAAATCTATATCTAAAGCGTAAAGAGTAAACTCATATGTATGTTCTTTATCAGGTGGAGCAGGACCTCCAAAATATGAAGCACTTCCTCTATTTAAATTGCCTAAAGCAGAGCTCCAACTATTTGTTCCTTGGATTAAATTGGAATCTTTTTGACTCGCTCCTTCAGATAAAGATGTATAAGTTCCTGGAATTATTGTAATCCAATGTATCCAAGAAAAACCACAAACAGGAATAGCATCGTAATCTTGCATAATTAAAGCAAATGATTTAGTTCCTTGGGGAATATTTTCCCAGTGTAAAGGAATAGATAGAGAAGGCATTCCTTCAATATTTTCAACTCCATGTTTTCCGTATTTATTATCAATATATCCATGATTAATACCAGGACTTGTAAGTTTAAAAGTATTCATTTAAAAACCCCTTTCGCAATATAATTATGTATTATTATACTTGAAGGATAAGAATATTCCTAAAATTTTTTTGCAAAATCAGATATTTTTAAAAGAGTTTTAGGAAAATTAGTTTTTGTATTTTCGGGTTTCTTATCAATATTTTCTAGGATAAAGTTTTTAAAATCTTTTATGCCTATAAATTTAAAAATACATTTAATATACTTTAAATCATAGGTTAAAAAAGAAATGGGGAAAGGATAAGCTCCCCCTCTAGTTCCTATATAAAAAGCCTTTTTATTAGTTAATAATCCTTTAGGAATTCCGAAAGAGTTGTATTTAAAAGTTATTTTATTTGCAATAACAAGATCTAAATAAGCTTTTAAAATTCC of Cetobacterium ceti contains these proteins:
- a CDS encoding anthranilate synthase component II, whose protein sequence is MILMIDNFDSFTYNLVQYLEMLNENVIVKRNNEIKIEEIEKLNPEFIVISPGPGSPREAGITLDVIKYFKGKIPILGICLGHQSIGEIFGGKVIKAKEPIHGKVYPITHNNKGVFKNLKNPLNVTRYHSLIIERESLPEELEITGETENGEIMGIKHKKYLIEGVQFHPEAILTECGLEILNNFLEEARSGNKRV
- a CDS encoding NAD(P)H-dependent oxidoreductase — its product is MKKILCIIATPKKEEESYGRQMTHHFIKEYLKLNINDKIDILNLYDKEISFLDCENIIDCSKSQGKMYEYANKFKLYDKYIIYAPMWNLSIPGILKAYLDLVIANKITFKYNSFGIPKGLLTNKKAFYIGTRGGAYPFPISFLTYDLKYIKCIFKFIGIKDFKNFILENIDKKPENTKTNFPKTLLKISDFAKKF
- a CDS encoding YbhB/YbcL family Raf kinase inhibitor-like protein, giving the protein MNTFKLTSPGINHGYIDNKYGKHGVENIEGMPSLSIPLHWENIPQGTKSFALIMQDYDAIPVCGFSWIHWITIIPGTYTSLSEGASQKDSNLIQGTNSWSSALGNLNRGSASYFGGPAPPDKEHTYEFTLYALDIDLKLEKSFHLNELLKSIKGHILGEAFLEGLYPSSL
- a CDS encoding aminotransferase class IV, coding for MGRLENTEGFFYGYGIFETLKIINKEIFNSKNHYIRLKKSAEELDIKFILTYEKFLEICLNEIDKYNENLYVLKFILIKNGDNSQYFFYKREYKYNEEIYIKGFNLRISSIKKNETSKVVYYKTLNYLENILELKNSKNLGFDECIFLNTKGYVTEGATSNIFIVKNKIIYTPKISDGILEGTMRTLIIKKCMEKNIKIIEKSLSLEEVLNGDEVFLSNSLMGILKVNSIENKKFTSKFIENLKKIINL
- the pabB gene encoding aminodeoxychorismate synthase component I, producing MVIKEFKLNVNPIEIFNNFIDDDMCIFLDSQKDEKKLGRYSIIGSNPFMKIKSKNGKVEIFKDNEWREEKGSSFEILEKYLRKFKIENKTNLPFIGGALGYFSYDLFHEIENISLDQVDDIKIPDMYFGIYNECILIDNLEKKIYIIVQEFLDNFEERLKKLEKKAFKIKKVLNEIKKDIKVEFKINMTKEKYIKSIEKIKENIRMGNVYQINFTQRFQCNLNKSPYTLFNRLRKTNKAPFGAYLDYKDFVIVSSSPERFIRINGNKIDTRPIKGTIGRGKNIEEDKQNKNILINSKKDQSELLMIVDLERNDLGKISETGSVKVKDLFYIEEYATVFQQIANVEGILKKNIGLREILNSTFPGGSITGAPKISAMKLIGNLEKTTRNIYTGSIGYLSFCGNMDSSIVIRTVLCKDNQGYYQVGGGIVWDSNSESEYEESLIKGKALKEALEWED
- a CDS encoding amino acid permease, giving the protein MSTNVKKLNWRTLAMMGFTIVWGFGNVVNNYANQGLTVVVSWILILSLYFLPYALMVGEMGSVFDHKAGGVSSWIDSTYGPMIAYLAGWTYWVVHIPYLAQKPQNVLVALSWVFFQNGDMIKSFDPLLLQSIVLVIFLIFLWLSSKGINSLKKVGSLAGTSMFFMGILYILLTVAAPSLVGARSATTVWNIHTFLPKFDFKYFTTISMLIFAVGGSEKISPYVNDLEHPEKNFSKGMIALAAMVGMSALLGSFAMGIMFNSTNIPSDLKMNGQYYAFKLLGEYYGVGNALMILYAVANALGQVAAIMFSIDAPLKILIGNGDTNYIPKSFTKVNKFGAPINGYKLTGILVGILIIIPAIGIGNMNSLYNWLLDLNSIVMPLRYLWVFVAYIGLRGFMKNRKLTENATYKFIKNDKIATLVGIWCFVFTAFACSMGVFPKGIQMFTSEWFFQLALNILTPIVLVGLGFIFPKIARKTNK
- the dut gene encoding dUTP diphosphatase, translating into MEKVKVKIIRLDGAKDPQYMTPGAAGMDIHAYIEEAITLQPLERKIIGTGLELEFPIGYEIQVRPRSGLSANYGLTVLNSPGTIDSDYRGELKVLLVNLSNEAYTIEPGERVAQIVLAKYEQIVLESAKKFNKTERGNGSFGHTGS